A DNA window from Porites lutea chromosome 6, jaPorLute2.1, whole genome shotgun sequence contains the following coding sequences:
- the LOC140940263 gene encoding oxysterol-binding protein-related protein 8-like isoform X3, translated as MSGNGHSEPKEDIGEGKRVKCTPKRKKFRSFSLADTALLLGNLSRKSNNEDEGRNSPKVQDDSEFNFKFDGPSSRNSTPPVKQDRKDKERERLQDLERKLLLPERSPSIPRKASKESFKAMKESYRREQKRRIKELSSALKDPSVIILSSWLKVRGTLKGWAKFWCVIKPGMLLIYKSAKHGQWVGTVLLNGCEILERPSKKEGFCFKIYHPLEHYIWATKGPKGEMAGSITQPLPKDHLILRADSESDGHCWLDALEVAQNQGYSIQKENKGMLSELYGKDDKEDRDDEQGLPDRDEDSNDGMDKSDSDNELDDTLGPLEKDANEEIDDGPIVETVYVTEKGEEYLGQAGEALEEIEDENKSILWALLKQVKPGMDLSRVTLPTFILEPRSFLDKLSDFYFHTDILSRAAREENAYSRMKEVVRWYLAGFYKKPKGLKKPYNPIIGESFRCYWLHPNGTKTYFVSEQISHHPPVSAYYVSNRQEGYVLNCSILAKSKFYGNSSSAILDGCGTMTLLRFGEEYVMTMPYAHCKGILIGTLTMELGGVVTINCEKTGYKAEIEFKLKPFWKKSGESNSIAGKIKMGKETLCRIEGKWDGEILITDLKSPIPAGEVEPLPELFWDPTPEIRSQRLARYLVDYNTQGEFESEKLWTHVSDAIRMNDQEKATNEKFILEEAQRKGHKERRETGEEWIPKLFERDPAAPNAINRWVYKYRDVRPWDPMTDLREYENDGIIKTQYRLKAPMVRTTSLLSVQTPEIKKPMSKRKRPSSGRSRGSGQAKGSRRNSMDRSGASTPDPEAEHSSSIEDDDDDSSLKESIDAATLEKVFQPLKDLQKECVQQMRAIRSDLRRHYSSHQDDIATLQFKDWLLLLLFVITQGFFHWYYKR; from the exons ATGTCAGGTAACGGACATTCGGAGCCCAAGGAAGATATTGGGGAAGGAAAACGTGTTAAGTGTACCCccaaacgaaaaaaattccgtTCTTTTTCCTTAG CTGATACTGCCCTTCTTCTAGGAAATTTGTCACGCAAGTCCAACAATGAAGATGAGGGTCGAAACTCTCCAAAAG TTCAAGATGACtcagagtttaatttcaaaTTTGATGGCCCAAGCTCAAGAAATTCAACACCACCTGTTAAACAAGACAGAAAAGATAAAGAAAGGGAAAGACTG CAGGACCTTGAGAGGAAACTCTTATTACCAGAGCGTTCTCCTTCAATTCCAAGAAAGGCTTCCAAGGAATCTTTCAAG GCAATGAAAGAGAGCTACAGGCGAGAACAGAAAAGAAGGATAAAAGAATTATCTAGTGCACTGAAAGATCCCTCAGTCATTATTCTTTCATCATGGCTAAAG GTGCGTGGAACATTGAAGGGCTGGGCAAAGTTCTGGTGTGTGATTAAACCTGGAATGCTGCTTATATACAAGAGTGCCAAG CATGGGCAGTGGGTTGGCACTGTTCTCTTGAATGGCTGTGAGATTTTAGAGCGCCCTTCTAAGAAAGAAGGGTTTTGCTTCAAGATCTACCATCCCCTGGAGCACTACATATGGGCCACAAAGGGTCCCAAAGGAGAGATGGCTGGGTCCATAACACAGCCCCTACCTAAGGATCATCTCATCTTAAGAGCAGACTCAGAATCTGACG GACACTGTTGGTTGGATGCTTTAGAAGTTGCTCAAAACCAAGGTTACAGCattcaaaaggaaaacaaaggaaT GTTGAGTGAACTGTATGGCAAAGATGACAAAGAGGACAGGGATGATGAACAAGGGCTTCCTG ATCGTGATGAAGACAGCAATGATGGAATG GACAAGTCTGACTCTGACAATGAATTAGATGACACTTTAGGTCCCCTTGAAAAAG ATGCTAATGAAGAGATTGATGATGGGCCAATTGTAGAAACAGTTTATGTGACGGAAAAAGGAGAGGAGTACTTAGGACAG GCTGGTGAAGCTTTGGAGGAGATTGAAGATGAGAACAAGAGTATTCTTTGGGCACTTCTGAAACAG GTTAAACCAGGCATGGATCTCTCTAGGGTAACTTTACCAACCTTTATTCTGGAACCAAGGTCATTTCTTGACAAGCTGTCCGACTTCTACTTCCATACTGACATCTTATCTAG AGCTGCTCGAGAGGAAAACGCCTACAGCAGGATGAAAGAAGTAGTGAGGTGGTATCTGGCGGGATTCTACAAAAAACCAAAG GGTTTAAAGAAGCCCTACAACCCAATTATTGGTGAGTCATTTCGCTGCTATTGGCTTCATCCCAATGGCACAAAGACATACTTTGTGTCTGAACAGATTTCCCATCATCCTCCAGTATCAGCGTATTATGTGTCCAACAGACAGGAGGGATATGTACTCAACTGCTCCATTTTGGCCAAGTCTAAATTTTATG GAAATTCTTCATCAGCCATTTTGGATGGGTGTGGGACAATGACGCTGCTAAGGTTTGGAGAAGAGTATGTGATGACCATGCCCTATGCACATTGTAAAG GTATTTTGATTGGCACGCTAACAATGGAATTGGGTGGAGTTGTCACCATAAACTGTGAAAAGACTGGATACAAGGCTGAAATCGAATTCAAGCTTAAG CCATTTTGGAAGAAGAGTGGAGAGTCGAACAGTATTGCAGGCAAAATCAAAATGGGCAAGGAAACATTGTGCAGAATAGAGGGCAAATGG gaTGGTGAGATTCTTATAACAGACTTAAAATCTCCAATTCCTGCGGGA GAAGTGGAACCATTACCTGAGCTGTTTTGGGACCCAACGCCTGAGATCAGGAGTCAGAGGCTTGCCAGATATCTAGTGGACTATAACACCCAAGGAGAATTTGAGTCTGAAAA GTTGTGGACACATGTCAGTGACGCTATCAGAATGAACGATCAG GAAAAAGCTACAAACGAGAAGTTTATTCTTGAAGAGGCGCAACGGAAAGGACACAAAGAAAGGAGAGAAACTGGAGAAGAGTGGATTCCTAAGCTGTTTGAAAGAGATCCAGCGGCTCCTAATGCTATCAACCGATGGGTTTACAAATATAGAGA TGTGAGGCCATGGGACCCAATGACAGATCTGAGAGAGTATGAAAATGACGGTATCATTAAGACTCAGTACCGACTAAAGGCACCAATGGTGCGAACAACAAGTCTACTGAGTGTCCAAACACCGGAAATCAAGAAACCGATGTCTAAACGAAAACGGCCTTCATCTGGCCGATCAAGGGGAAGTGGACAGGCGAAGGGATCACGACGCAATTCCATGGACCGTTCGGGAGCGTCAACGCCCGATCCTGAAGCCGAGCACTCGAGCAGCATCgaagatgacgatgatgattcGAGCCTGAAAGAGAGTATCGACGCAGCGACGCTGGAGAAGGTATTTCAGCCGCTGAAGGATTTACAAAAGGAGTGTGTTCAGCAAATGAGAGCCATCAGGAGTGATCTGAGACGACATTACTCCTCTCATCAGGACGATATCGCCACTCTACAGTTTAAAGACTGGCTTCTATTGCTGTTATTTGTCATCACCCAGGGGTTCTTCCACTGGTACTACAAAAGGTGA
- the LOC140940263 gene encoding oxysterol-binding protein-related protein 8-like isoform X4: MSGNGHSEPKEDIGEGKRVKCTPKRKKFRSFSLGNLSRKSNNEDEGRNSPKVQDDSEFNFKFDGPSSRNSTPPVKQDRKDKERERLQDLERKLLLPERSPSIPRKASKESFKAMKESYRREQKRRIKELSSALKDPSVIILSSWLKVRGTLKGWAKFWCVIKPGMLLIYKSAKHGQWVGTVLLNGCEILERPSKKEGFCFKIYHPLEHYIWATKGPKGEMAGSITQPLPKDHLILRADSESDGHCWLDALEVAQNQGYSIQKENKGMLSELYGKDDKEDRDDEQGLPDRDEDSNDGMDKSDSDNELDDTLGPLEKDANEEIDDGPIVETVYVTEKGEEYLGQAGEALEEIEDENKSILWALLKQVKPGMDLSRVTLPTFILEPRSFLDKLSDFYFHTDILSRAAREENAYSRMKEVVRWYLAGFYKKPKGLKKPYNPIIGESFRCYWLHPNGTKTYFVSEQISHHPPVSAYYVSNRQEGYVLNCSILAKSKFYGNSSSAILDGCGTMTLLRFGEEYVMTMPYAHCKGILIGTLTMELGGVVTINCEKTGYKAEIEFKLKPFWKKSGESNSIAGKIKMGKETLCRIEGKWDGEILITDLKSPIPAGEVEPLPELFWDPTPEIRSQRLARYLVDYNTQGEFESEKLWTHVSDAIRMNDQEKATNEKFILEEAQRKGHKERRETGEEWIPKLFERDPAAPNAINRWVYKYRDVRPWDPMTDLREYENDGIIKTQYRLKAPMVRTTSLLSVQTPEIKKPMSKRKRPSSGRSRGSGQAKGSRRNSMDRSGASTPDPEAEHSSSIEDDDDDSSLKESIDAATLEKVFQPLKDLQKECVQQMRAIRSDLRRHYSSHQDDIATLQFKDWLLLLLFVITQGFFHWYYKR; this comes from the exons ATGTCAGGTAACGGACATTCGGAGCCCAAGGAAGATATTGGGGAAGGAAAACGTGTTAAGTGTACCCccaaacgaaaaaaattccgtTCTTTTTCCTTAG GAAATTTGTCACGCAAGTCCAACAATGAAGATGAGGGTCGAAACTCTCCAAAAG TTCAAGATGACtcagagtttaatttcaaaTTTGATGGCCCAAGCTCAAGAAATTCAACACCACCTGTTAAACAAGACAGAAAAGATAAAGAAAGGGAAAGACTG CAGGACCTTGAGAGGAAACTCTTATTACCAGAGCGTTCTCCTTCAATTCCAAGAAAGGCTTCCAAGGAATCTTTCAAG GCAATGAAAGAGAGCTACAGGCGAGAACAGAAAAGAAGGATAAAAGAATTATCTAGTGCACTGAAAGATCCCTCAGTCATTATTCTTTCATCATGGCTAAAG GTGCGTGGAACATTGAAGGGCTGGGCAAAGTTCTGGTGTGTGATTAAACCTGGAATGCTGCTTATATACAAGAGTGCCAAG CATGGGCAGTGGGTTGGCACTGTTCTCTTGAATGGCTGTGAGATTTTAGAGCGCCCTTCTAAGAAAGAAGGGTTTTGCTTCAAGATCTACCATCCCCTGGAGCACTACATATGGGCCACAAAGGGTCCCAAAGGAGAGATGGCTGGGTCCATAACACAGCCCCTACCTAAGGATCATCTCATCTTAAGAGCAGACTCAGAATCTGACG GACACTGTTGGTTGGATGCTTTAGAAGTTGCTCAAAACCAAGGTTACAGCattcaaaaggaaaacaaaggaaT GTTGAGTGAACTGTATGGCAAAGATGACAAAGAGGACAGGGATGATGAACAAGGGCTTCCTG ATCGTGATGAAGACAGCAATGATGGAATG GACAAGTCTGACTCTGACAATGAATTAGATGACACTTTAGGTCCCCTTGAAAAAG ATGCTAATGAAGAGATTGATGATGGGCCAATTGTAGAAACAGTTTATGTGACGGAAAAAGGAGAGGAGTACTTAGGACAG GCTGGTGAAGCTTTGGAGGAGATTGAAGATGAGAACAAGAGTATTCTTTGGGCACTTCTGAAACAG GTTAAACCAGGCATGGATCTCTCTAGGGTAACTTTACCAACCTTTATTCTGGAACCAAGGTCATTTCTTGACAAGCTGTCCGACTTCTACTTCCATACTGACATCTTATCTAG AGCTGCTCGAGAGGAAAACGCCTACAGCAGGATGAAAGAAGTAGTGAGGTGGTATCTGGCGGGATTCTACAAAAAACCAAAG GGTTTAAAGAAGCCCTACAACCCAATTATTGGTGAGTCATTTCGCTGCTATTGGCTTCATCCCAATGGCACAAAGACATACTTTGTGTCTGAACAGATTTCCCATCATCCTCCAGTATCAGCGTATTATGTGTCCAACAGACAGGAGGGATATGTACTCAACTGCTCCATTTTGGCCAAGTCTAAATTTTATG GAAATTCTTCATCAGCCATTTTGGATGGGTGTGGGACAATGACGCTGCTAAGGTTTGGAGAAGAGTATGTGATGACCATGCCCTATGCACATTGTAAAG GTATTTTGATTGGCACGCTAACAATGGAATTGGGTGGAGTTGTCACCATAAACTGTGAAAAGACTGGATACAAGGCTGAAATCGAATTCAAGCTTAAG CCATTTTGGAAGAAGAGTGGAGAGTCGAACAGTATTGCAGGCAAAATCAAAATGGGCAAGGAAACATTGTGCAGAATAGAGGGCAAATGG gaTGGTGAGATTCTTATAACAGACTTAAAATCTCCAATTCCTGCGGGA GAAGTGGAACCATTACCTGAGCTGTTTTGGGACCCAACGCCTGAGATCAGGAGTCAGAGGCTTGCCAGATATCTAGTGGACTATAACACCCAAGGAGAATTTGAGTCTGAAAA GTTGTGGACACATGTCAGTGACGCTATCAGAATGAACGATCAG GAAAAAGCTACAAACGAGAAGTTTATTCTTGAAGAGGCGCAACGGAAAGGACACAAAGAAAGGAGAGAAACTGGAGAAGAGTGGATTCCTAAGCTGTTTGAAAGAGATCCAGCGGCTCCTAATGCTATCAACCGATGGGTTTACAAATATAGAGA TGTGAGGCCATGGGACCCAATGACAGATCTGAGAGAGTATGAAAATGACGGTATCATTAAGACTCAGTACCGACTAAAGGCACCAATGGTGCGAACAACAAGTCTACTGAGTGTCCAAACACCGGAAATCAAGAAACCGATGTCTAAACGAAAACGGCCTTCATCTGGCCGATCAAGGGGAAGTGGACAGGCGAAGGGATCACGACGCAATTCCATGGACCGTTCGGGAGCGTCAACGCCCGATCCTGAAGCCGAGCACTCGAGCAGCATCgaagatgacgatgatgattcGAGCCTGAAAGAGAGTATCGACGCAGCGACGCTGGAGAAGGTATTTCAGCCGCTGAAGGATTTACAAAAGGAGTGTGTTCAGCAAATGAGAGCCATCAGGAGTGATCTGAGACGACATTACTCCTCTCATCAGGACGATATCGCCACTCTACAGTTTAAAGACTGGCTTCTATTGCTGTTATTTGTCATCACCCAGGGGTTCTTCCACTGGTACTACAAAAGGTGA